One genomic region from Plasmodium chabaudi chabaudi strain AS genome assembly, chromosome: 7 encodes:
- a CDS encoding vacuolar protein sorting-associated protein 9, putative: MNENPNCDNNFMLGKEWDEFNFKDKEKKYLNENHGNPNQINEMDFFFENYNNKNNANISQFSNNASGKNGIQGKSNINGSSDTNFNKYLTNNVNDSLWGESNESYNVVKNKKERSKTPIKKASQKSNKLISSMDEVSNTFDAKSSSTKSSGPKLNADSTFDLWEKFTEYDKEYELAGNDLSYEKKKKKKKIPDEYIVHTGKGSINNSNTYKKSDNDNGISVVSKNNRNVVKENEKIKNSAEYHTKCEKPNTVIKSDSFYEGEFTPSLKNGNKLSSYDDINLNSEHDIKIEYCSDKSISQCKVVNSNSNKISIKKKNGILLDEDYEKNIYNKKKKNKDLLMNSNDNNNNNILSDSKHSVSSLQVNKTTKKKSESGNSNNTSKYRYISTDNNNIDDGHTKAKEKISKKITSSQELVSSYKDCTSGVHNLGDAKSKEEMQLKSEIKKKKITKSINNPNRSQSYTSMIDDSEHTYYDNTKFSEQSSSNLLKLDESSEFFCNSNTIGDENLNGKIKKIKTKKGTKEEKTTKKKNIENIDNNKKEVEINKSGISKQVEQNYTFSSEENQTFESIKTNDSSKFFDEIKEYLHNKSIKETANAEKKTDSNFNEFDDLNEDIKLKKKQTIRTSSKNTICSDKEKVRNSSSSAEKLSKVAKMTKTKERGKSVDIMNESELEIKSNEVKVKGEKSCEKKRNIKQKSDEGVKMDRDVKKINETKIYNSNSTINSNFSNNSNLKKKKNVSDKATALHSIDESNNKFYGGKEIYTDMAINNEGNKIDQKGSIKNGIHTDIVTDEDDTTINYNDDENETVNSNSNSNKLFVKKKKDSSMDGNEVYGPDLGFEETEVKKADNKNEDTKNEDTKNEDTQSESLIQKGRKFKNMFISFIKRESYKKDEENEEVDENKIITKKEFIKWNEMNLNMYNENGNNEKTVSSLYGFRTKSKSVSGEFNDINLSKLEQNKKSGSNENNKTFSNDTMSENNSNAKKKANTIYNNFLESLKHPSCKIVVDQVKKFILNFPQNLSREEAANRIHTFINETQPILLKSSIYKNLNTDQINIIIQGYEKFIIQKLYFYLYRMDPEDKDQDEQIYTKINCLQWVELKHLEISENIDLDRLKLAQGELLKIQKMKAPYDKIIMILNCCRIVTSILFEAKKNSKKKKNNIKENNNVTPNESTFFEDNFGSNSDTKQMRRDSQITNSGDSNNMKDELSTSVFGSDERNDNKNDGKNDGKIEYSDDTNDDELLPCADEVLPLLIYVIVKTNPPELISNITFIQSFRHPNHFVSEEAYSFTQFCSGVEFIKELGKTTFLNISEKEYKEKVSKAEEFYLNEVKESNKKLQETAGKLNDFIKLSNEKKLNNNIITKIESIKLKYENVENLNTITISDLSSLFEEYKVLVELKKSILKDLQDHA; this comes from the coding sequence ATGAATGAAAATCCTAACTGTGACAACAATTTTATGCTTGGAAAGGAATGGGATGAATTTAACTTTaaagataaagaaaaaaaatatttaaatgaaaatcatGGTAATCCCAaccaaataaatgaaatggattttttttttgaaaattacaataataaaaataatgctaatatttcacaattttcaaataatgcAAGTGGGAAGAATGGGATACAAGGAAAATCTAATATAAATGGAAGTAGTGacacaaattttaataaatatttgacAAATAATGTTAATGATTCTCTATGGGGTGAGTCTAACGAAAGTTATAATGtagttaaaaataaaaaagaaagaagtAAAACCCCAATAAAAAAGGCAAGTCAAAAATcgaataaattaatttcaaGTATGGATGAAGTTAGTAATACCTTTGATGCAAAATCAAGTAGTACAAAATCCAGTGGACCAAAATTAAATGCTGACTCTACCTTTGATTTATGGGAAAAGTTCACCGAATATGATAAAGAATATGAACTTGCAGGAAATGATTTATcgtatgaaaaaaaaaaaaaaaaaaaaaaaattccagACGAGTATATAGTTCATACTGGAAAGGGATCGATAAATAATTCTAATACATATAAGAAAAGTGATAATGATAATGGTATTAGTGTGGTTTCAAAGAATAATCGAAATGTAGTTAAGgagaatgaaaaaataaaaaattcagCTGAGTATCATACAAAATGTGAAAAGCCCAATACAGTAATAAAAAGCGATTCATTTTATGAAGGAGAATTTACACcaagtttaaaaaatggaaataaattgTCATCATATGATGATATCAATTTAAATTCTGAACATGACATAAAAATTGAGTACTGTTCAGATAAAAGTATTTCACAATGTAAAGTAGTAAATAGTAATAGTAACAAAATaagcattaaaaaaaaaaatggcatATTATTGGATGAagattatgaaaaaaatatttataataaaaagaaaaaaaacaaagacTTACTCATGAATAGTAAcgacaataataataataatattttgtcgGATTCAAAACATTCTGTTAGTAGTCTACAAGTTAATAAAacgacaaaaaaaaagtccGAATCCGGAAATAGCAATAATACTAGCAAATATCGTTACATTAGCAccgataataataatatagatgATGGTCACACAAAAgccaaagaaaaaatttcaaaaaaaataacttcAAGTCAAGAGTTAGTAAGCAGTTATAAAGATTGTACTAGCGGTGTGCATAATTTAGGGGATGCAAAAAGTAAAGAAGAAATGCAATTAAAAAGTgagataaagaaaaagaaaataacaaaatcaATAAATAATCCAAATAGATCACAATCATATACTAGTATGATAGATGATTCGGAACATACATATTAtgataatacaaaattttcTGAACAAAGTAGTagtaatttattaaagcTAGATGAGAGTTcagaatttttttgtaactCTAATACGATAGGTGATGAAAATTTGaatggaaaaattaaaaaaataaaaacgaaaaaaggaactaaagaagaaaaaactacaaaaaaaaaaaatatagaaaatatagataataataaaaaagaagttgaaataaataaatcagGAATATCAAAACAAGtagaacaaaattatacattttcGTCAGAAGAAAATCAAACATTTGAAtctataaaaacaaatgatagtagtaaattttttgatgaaataaaagaatatttacataataaaaGCATAAAAGAAACAGCAAAtgcagaaaaaaaaacggacTCTAATTTCAACGAATTTGATGATCTAAATgaagatataaaattaaaaaaaaagcaaacCATTCGAACTAGtagtaaaaatacaatatgtAGTGACAAAGAAAAGGTTCGAAATAGTTCAAGTTCAGCAGAGAAATTATCAAAAGTGGCAAAAATGACAAAAACGAAAGAACGAGGAAAAAGCGTAGATATAATGAATGAATCGGAActtgaaataaaatcaaaTGAAGTAAAAGTAAAGGGAGAAAAAAGTTGCGAAAAAAAACGGAACATAAAACAGAAGAGCGATGAGGGTGTCAAAATGGATCGagatgtaaaaaaaattaatgaaacaaaaatatacaatagCAATAGTACAATAAATAGCAATTTTAGTAATAACtcgaatttaaaaaagaaaaaaaatgtatcaGATAAAGCTACTGCTTTACATTCGATAGACGAAAGTAACAACAAATTTTATGGAGGAAAAGAGATATATACTGATATggcaataaataatgaaggtAATAAAATCGATCAAAAAGGaagcataaaaaatggtataCATACAGATATAGTAACAGATGAAGATGATACTACAATTAATTATAAcgatgatgaaaatgaaacagTAAATTCGAATAgtaattcaaataaattatttgtaaaaaaaaaaaaagattcaTCTATGGATGGGAATGAAGTGTATGGGCCCGATCTTGGATTTGAGGAAACTGAAGTGAAAAAAGCggacaataaaaatgaggATACTAAAAATGAGGATACTAAAAATGAGGATACCCAAAGCGAGTCGCTTATTCAAAAAGGacgaaaatttaaaaacatgtttatctcatttattaaaaggGAGAGCTATAAAAAGGATGAGGAAAATGAAGAGgttgatgaaaataagataataacaaaaaaagaatttataaaatggaatgaaatgaatttaaatatgtataatgaGAATGGAAATAATGAGAAGACAGTGTCAAGTTTGTATGGGTTTAGAACAAAAAGCAAATCGGTTAGTGGCGaatttaatgatataaatttaagcaaactagaacaaaataaaaaaagtggaagtaatgaaaataataaaacctTTAGTAACGATACAATGtctgaaaataattcaaatgctaaaaaaaaagcaaatactatttataataacttTTTAGAAAGTTTAAAACATCCATCATGTAAAATAGTTGTAGAtcaagtaaaaaaatttattttaaattttccaCAAAATTTAAGTAGAGAAGAAGCAGCAAATAGGATTCATACGTTTATAAATGAAACACAacctattttattaaaatcaagtatatataaaaatttaaatacagatcaaataaatataattattcaagggtatgaaaaatttataatacaaaaattatatttttatttatatcgtATGGATCCAGAAGATAAAGATCAAGATGAACAGAtctatacaaaaataaattgctTACAATGGGTTGAATTAAAACATTTGGAAATTTCTGAAAATATAGATTTAGATCGTTTAAAATTAGCACAAGGTgaacttttaaaaattcaaaaaatgaaagcaccatatgataaaataattatgatacTAAATTGTTGTCGTATTGTTAcatctattttatttgaagcaaaaaaaaattcaaaaaaaaaaaaaaataatataaaagaaaataataatgttacACCAAATGAGTCCACCTTTTTTGAGGATAATTTTGGATCAAATAGTGATACTAAACAGATGCGAAGAGATAGTCAAATTACAAATTCAGGGgattcaaataatatgaaagatGAATTATCAACAAGTGTGTTTGGATCCGATGAAAGAAATGACAACAAAAATGATGGCAAAAATGATGGCAAAATTGAATACAGTGACGATACGAATGATGATGAGTTATTGCCATGTGCTGATGAAGTTCTTCCTTtacttatatatgtaattgTTAAAACAAATCCTCCAGAATTAATATCAAACATTACATTTATCCAAAGTTTTAGGCACCCGAATCATTTTGTTTCCGAAGAAGCTTACTCCTTTACACAATTTTGTAGTGGTgttgaatttataaaagaacTTGGTAAGactacatttttaaatatatccgaaaaagaatataaagaaaaggtTAGTAAAGCAGAAgagttttatttaaatgaagtTAAAGAGAGTAATAAGAAATTACAAGAAACTGCTGGGAAATTAAATGACTTTATAAAACtttcaaatgaaaaaaaattaaataataatattattactaaaatagaatcaataaaattaaagtaTGAAAATGtggaaaatttaaatacaatTACAATTTCAGATTTATCATCACTTTTTGAAGAATATAAAGTTCTTGTGGAATTGAAAAAGAGTATTTTAAAAGATCTACAGGATCATGCATAG
- a CDS encoding ubiquitin, putative has product MVFRFNLTWAGFILWYIFYVYMYNCIKLNNYNNKLIGHRLMSISTSVVPGQVNRNNNESPVQNKRSIFGFGGSNKCNIMISCYDKAGVFDKSFFLLIEERNNIKYVKEQIENMYGIPTKFQEIFYENKKLDDNVTIKSLIKGKNIKLLNFRLISVLPHFFSEESNEVGKKDANVERENKKIKILKEKLKYYGCITLFNEYKKLLEKLKDNKSRIIKKDVDIIESFKNFDREFERLLNNNNISLEKIKKEIQDLKYFDKKKLLLRLEIDYPNMDNLLLTRIKELIKFYYLGDIQSVIKFSLFFYILYKYANYPPQIKKMFLYLSILFLLAPCKPIYKFCHFLFFSIPTSFLYTGFTNILSASYQQILMCQ; this is encoded by the exons aTGGTTTTTCGATTTAATTTAACCTGGGCAGGCTTTATTTTatggtatatattttatgtatacatgtacaattgtataaaattaaataactataataataaactgATAGGGCATAGATTGATGAGCATATCTACTAGTGTAGTACCTGGACAAGtaaatagaaataataatgaaagtCCAGTACAAAACAAGAGAAGTATATTTGGATTCGGTGGTTCAAATAAGTGTAATATAATGATTAGCTGTTATGATAAAGCCGGGGTTTTTGataaaagtttttttttattaattgaagaaagaaataatattaaatatgtgaAGGAGCAGattgaaaatatgtatgGAATACCAACAAAGTTtcaagaaatattttatgaaaataaaaaattagatgATAATGTAACaataaaaagtttaataaaaggaaagaatattaaattattaaattttcgTCTAATTTCAGTTTTGCCCCATTTTTTTAGTGAAGAGTCTAATGAAGTTGGTAAAAAAGATGCAAATGTGGaaagagaaaataaaaaaataaaaattttaaaagaaaaattaaaatattatggatgtataacattatttaatgaatataaaaagttgtTAGAAAAACTTAAAGACAATAAAAGtagaattataaaaaaggatgTTGATATTATTGAATcgtttaaaaattttgatagAGAGTTTGAGCGtttgttaaataataataatataagtttagaaaaaataaaaaaagaaatacaagatttaaaatattttgataaaaaaaaattattattaagaTTGGAAATCGATTATCCAAATAtggataatttattattaactagaataaaagaattgattaaattttattatttaggAGATATACAATCtgtaattaaattttctttgttcttttatattttatataaatatgctaATTACCCTccccaaataaaaaaaatgtttttatacttgtctatattatttttattggcCCCTTGTAAACCGATATATAAGTTTtgtcattttctttttttttcaattccTACAAGTTTCCTATATACAG GCTTTACAAATATACTATCTGCTTCCTACCAGCAAATATTGATGTGCCAATAA